From a single Vibrio toranzoniae genomic region:
- a CDS encoding septal ring lytic transglycosylase RlpA family protein, which produces MQRLTPPNHIKKRHIIFTALVLMVLAGCTSTSAVGSSKTKDYAKSHALAGKASWYGDKFHGRLTASGETYNMSANTAAHKTLPFGTIVRVTNTDNNKSVDVKINDRGPYVKGRVIDLSHKAFAKIGNVKQGTVPVKIEIVDDSNTFRYKH; this is translated from the coding sequence ATGCAGAGATTAACGCCCCCAAATCACATTAAAAAACGACATATTATCTTTACTGCGCTTGTTCTTATGGTACTAGCCGGATGCACCTCAACGTCGGCTGTTGGCAGTTCTAAAACAAAGGATTATGCCAAGTCACATGCTCTTGCTGGTAAAGCTTCTTGGTATGGCGATAAGTTCCATGGAAGGCTCACAGCAAGTGGTGAAACGTATAACATGAGTGCGAATACTGCAGCTCATAAAACCTTGCCATTCGGCACTATCGTGAGAGTGACCAATACAGACAATAACAAGTCTGTTGATGTGAAAATTAATGACCGAGGCCCTTACGTAAAAGGCCGAGTGATCGACCTTTCGCACAAGGCATTTGCAAAAATCGGCAACGTTAAGCAAGGCACTGTGCCTGTAAAAATCGAGATTGTTGATGACAGCAATACCTTTAGGTACAAACACTAA
- a CDS encoding VOC family protein — protein sequence MKMNHVGLMVGDMDKAVEFYTKALGLRIVMNNTKVMEERESAIGRMCIAVFGEGFKGFNIAHLVTSDGIGVELFEMKDRQERHEVDFSRLGIFHFCLQLPKEQFHSAIKRVEEFGGKVRMDIHRYHPEDELKQAQMVYLEDPFGNLFEFYSHTYEDTYATDYE from the coding sequence ATGAAAATGAATCACGTAGGCCTAATGGTTGGCGATATGGACAAAGCAGTTGAGTTTTACACGAAAGCTTTAGGTCTAAGAATCGTAATGAACAACACCAAAGTAATGGAAGAGCGCGAATCAGCAATCGGCCGTATGTGTATCGCAGTATTTGGTGAAGGCTTCAAGGGCTTCAACATTGCACACCTAGTCACATCTGATGGCATCGGTGTTGAGCTGTTCGAAATGAAAGATCGCCAAGAGCGTCACGAAGTTGATTTCTCTCGCCTAGGCATCTTCCACTTCTGTCTACAGCTTCCAAAAGAACAGTTTCATTCAGCTATTAAGCGCGTTGAAGAGTTTGGCGGTAAGGTACGTATGGATATTCACCGTTACCACCCAGAAGACGAACTAAAACAAGCACAAATGGTTTACCTAGAAGACCCGTTTGGCAACCTATTCGAATTCTACTCGCACACATACGAAGATACGTACGCGACTGATTACGAGTAA
- the ahpC gene encoding alkyl hydroperoxide reductase subunit C, whose translation MINTEIKPFNATAFKNGEFVEITEQDVKGKWAVFFFYPADFTFVCPTELVDLQDKYAELQSRGVEVYSVSTDTHFSHKAWHDTSDKIGTIEYFMVGDQTGNITNNFNVMREGQGLADRATFLIDPEGVIQAMEITAEGIGRDAEDLLRKVKAAQYVAANPGEVCPAKWKEGEETLAPSLDLVGKI comes from the coding sequence ATGATCAACACAGAAATCAAACCATTCAACGCAACAGCATTCAAAAACGGCGAATTCGTAGAAATCACTGAGCAAGACGTTAAAGGCAAGTGGGCTGTATTCTTCTTCTACCCAGCAGACTTTACCTTCGTATGTCCAACTGAGCTAGTTGACCTACAAGACAAATACGCAGAGCTTCAATCTCGTGGCGTAGAAGTTTACTCAGTATCAACTGACACGCACTTCTCTCACAAAGCATGGCACGATACTTCTGACAAAATCGGTACTATCGAATACTTCATGGTAGGTGACCAAACTGGCAACATCACAAACAACTTCAACGTTATGCGTGAAGGTCAAGGCCTAGCAGACCGTGCTACGTTCCTAATCGACCCAGAAGGCGTTATCCAAGCAATGGAAATCACTGCTGAAGGTATCGGCCGTGACGCTGAAGACCTACTACGCAAGGTTAAAGCAGCACAATACGTAGCCGCTAACCCAGGTGAAGTTTGCCCAGCTAAATGGAAAGAAGGCGAAGAGACTCTAGCTCCATCTCTAGACCTAGTAGGCAAGATTTAA
- the ahpF gene encoding alkyl hydroperoxide reductase subunit F has translation MLDQAMKQQLKAYLENLKTNVQLVLSLDDSDTANKLQDLANNIASLTDKIEVTRDDSASTRSPIMQVVNQEKGTAIGFAGLPMGHEFTSLVLALLHSGGHPIKLEADVIEQIKELDQELNVEIFISLSCQNCPEVVQAFNMMSAINPLVKTTMIDGAAFQDEVKSRDIMAVPSVFINGELFGQGRMSLAEILNKVDSGAAEKKAANLNQQAPFDVLVVGGGPAGSSAAIYAARKGIRTGVVADRFGGQVMDTMAIENFISVKATTGPKLVASLEEHVKEYGVEVMTEQRAANIIAAEDTEDGYIHVELESGATLRARTVITSTGARWREMNVPGEQEYRNKGVAYCPHCDGPLFKGKKTAVIGGGNSGIEAAIDLAGIVEHVTVLEFADTLRADQVLIDKANATPNIEIIKMAQTTRVIGDGNRVTGLEYKDRNTDELKQIELAGIFVQIGLMPNSEWLKGTKVELSPRGEIEINAHGATSMKGVFAAGDVTTVPYKQIIIAMGEGAKASLGAFDHLIRNSAPVKEAETA, from the coding sequence ATGTTAGATCAAGCAATGAAGCAGCAGCTAAAAGCATACCTAGAAAACCTAAAAACCAATGTTCAGTTAGTGCTGAGCCTTGATGACAGCGATACCGCAAACAAACTTCAAGACCTAGCGAATAATATCGCCTCTCTCACAGACAAAATTGAAGTGACTCGCGATGACAGCGCAAGCACGCGCAGCCCTATCATGCAGGTCGTCAACCAAGAGAAAGGCACTGCGATCGGTTTCGCGGGTTTACCAATGGGTCACGAGTTCACATCTCTGGTATTGGCACTGCTTCACAGTGGTGGTCACCCGATCAAGCTTGAAGCTGACGTAATCGAACAAATTAAAGAATTAGATCAAGAGCTTAATGTAGAAATCTTCATCTCACTATCGTGCCAAAACTGTCCAGAAGTGGTTCAGGCATTCAACATGATGTCGGCGATTAACCCTCTGGTTAAGACAACTATGATTGACGGCGCTGCATTCCAAGACGAAGTGAAGTCGCGCGACATCATGGCGGTACCAAGCGTGTTCATTAATGGTGAACTATTTGGTCAAGGTCGTATGTCATTGGCTGAAATCCTTAACAAAGTCGATTCAGGCGCAGCTGAAAAGAAAGCGGCAAACCTCAACCAACAAGCACCATTTGATGTGTTAGTTGTCGGTGGTGGCCCTGCAGGTTCTTCAGCAGCTATCTACGCGGCACGTAAAGGCATTCGCACAGGTGTGGTGGCTGACCGATTCGGTGGTCAAGTCATGGATACCATGGCGATTGAGAACTTTATCTCAGTGAAAGCAACAACGGGTCCTAAGCTAGTGGCTAGCCTAGAAGAGCACGTAAAAGAATACGGTGTTGAGGTAATGACTGAGCAGCGCGCTGCCAACATCATTGCTGCAGAAGACACGGAAGACGGCTACATCCATGTTGAGCTAGAGAGCGGCGCAACACTGCGAGCTCGCACGGTGATCACAAGTACAGGTGCTCGCTGGCGTGAAATGAACGTTCCGGGTGAGCAAGAGTACCGCAACAAAGGTGTTGCTTACTGCCCACACTGTGACGGTCCACTGTTCAAAGGCAAGAAAACGGCCGTTATCGGCGGTGGTAACTCGGGTATTGAAGCCGCTATCGACCTAGCAGGCATAGTGGAACACGTAACCGTGCTTGAATTTGCAGATACACTGCGCGCTGACCAAGTGCTTATCGACAAAGCGAACGCAACGCCAAACATCGAAATCATCAAGATGGCACAAACAACACGAGTGATTGGTGATGGTAATCGCGTAACGGGTCTGGAATACAAAGATCGCAACACCGATGAACTGAAACAGATCGAACTAGCGGGTATCTTTGTTCAAATCGGCCTAATGCCAAACAGCGAATGGTTGAAGGGAACGAAGGTAGAACTATCACCACGCGGTGAGATTGAGATTAACGCCCATGGCGCAACATCAATGAAAGGTGTATTCGCAGCGGGTGACGTAACAACCGTACCTTACAAACAGATCATCATTGCGATGGGTGAAGGTGCTAAAGCAAGTTTAGGTGCGTTTGACCACCTAATCCGTAACTCAGCTCCGGTTAAAGAGGCTGAAACCGCTTAA
- a CDS encoding LysE family translocator, protein MSSQLMLAFLLFSTSIAITPGAGNIALLGISSRYGFAATLPFISGNAFGIIIVLAGSSVGLVSLFTLYPELYNILKYAGAAYLLFMAWSIANMQIEESTTDNRSGFMSGVLVQVLNPKGWIASLTVFSQFITPNADYLIQVVTIIAGMVITGVPCMLVWAYCGTMLKKLLQSPKQMMVVNRCLGGSLALVVAFMLYQPA, encoded by the coding sequence ATGAGCTCTCAATTAATGCTGGCGTTCTTGCTATTTTCAACATCGATTGCAATTACACCTGGGGCTGGCAATATCGCATTACTTGGGATTTCAAGTCGTTATGGGTTTGCCGCAACTTTGCCTTTTATCTCTGGAAACGCTTTTGGCATCATCATCGTACTGGCGGGTTCTAGCGTCGGTTTGGTGAGCCTATTCACTCTTTACCCTGAGCTATACAACATTTTGAAGTACGCGGGTGCGGCTTATTTGCTGTTCATGGCATGGTCGATTGCGAATATGCAAATCGAAGAGAGCACCACCGATAATCGTTCGGGCTTTATGTCGGGTGTGTTGGTTCAGGTGTTGAATCCTAAAGGTTGGATTGCTTCGTTAACTGTGTTTTCTCAGTTCATCACTCCGAACGCAGACTATCTAATTCAAGTGGTGACCATTATTGCAGGCATGGTGATCACGGGCGTACCGTGCATGTTGGTGTGGGCGTATTGCGGTACGATGCTTAAAAAGCTGCTTCAATCACCAAAACAGATGATGGTGGTAAACCGTTGTTTGGGCGGAAGCCTCGCATTAGTGGTTGCCTTTATGCTTTATCAACCAGCATAA
- a CDS encoding Lrp/AsnC family transcriptional regulator produces MKKKESTREVLDDTDITILGHIQQDGRMSNSKLAEKVNLSETPCWRRWKRMEETGYIDGYAAKLNRKKLGFHVAGFTLVTLGNHEVENTEPFEEFVEVTNWIPMCHCIAGGADYMVQVLARDLEEYFERISSIRRVKGVSAIQSNISVKELKNSYQLPLEE; encoded by the coding sequence ATGAAAAAGAAAGAATCCACTCGTGAAGTGTTGGATGATACAGATATCACCATCTTAGGACACATCCAACAAGACGGACGTATGAGCAACAGTAAGCTCGCCGAGAAAGTTAACCTCAGCGAAACCCCGTGTTGGCGCCGTTGGAAACGCATGGAAGAGACAGGCTATATCGATGGTTACGCCGCCAAGCTAAACCGCAAGAAACTTGGCTTTCATGTAGCTGGCTTTACCTTAGTGACGTTGGGCAACCACGAAGTTGAAAACACAGAACCGTTTGAAGAGTTTGTCGAGGTGACTAATTGGATTCCGATGTGTCACTGCATTGCAGGTGGTGCAGACTACATGGTTCAGGTGCTAGCCAGAGACTTGGAAGAGTATTTTGAGCGCATTAGCTCAATAAGACGAGTAAAAGGTGTGAGTGCGATTCAATCCAACATATCAGTGAAAGAATTGAAGAACAGTTATCAACTTCCTCTAGAAGAATAG
- a CDS encoding globin yields MTPNELFYESFERCRIDQEFLETFLADFCEHNPRFSERFENIGLEQQTKMLKASIILIYNSSGLPSVRNSVKKLGKRHKDLGMDISEQELNEWFNSLLNTVKKYDPLYDESVEQAWAQTLEQGLNIMKKECVVKSES; encoded by the coding sequence ATGACACCAAATGAACTGTTTTATGAGAGTTTTGAACGTTGCCGGATCGACCAAGAGTTTCTGGAAACATTTTTGGCCGATTTCTGTGAGCACAACCCTAGGTTTTCAGAACGTTTTGAAAACATAGGGTTAGAGCAACAAACTAAGATGCTCAAAGCCTCGATCATCTTGATTTACAACTCTTCTGGTTTACCGAGTGTAAGAAACTCGGTTAAAAAGCTTGGTAAGCGACATAAAGATTTGGGGATGGATATCTCTGAACAAGAGCTTAACGAATGGTTTAACTCATTGCTGAATACAGTCAAAAAATACGATCCCCTTTACGATGAAAGCGTCGAGCAAGCTTGGGCCCAGACTCTTGAACAAGGGCTAAATATCATGAAAAAAGAGTGTGTAGTTAAGTCAGAATCATAG
- a CDS encoding VOC family protein: MFSHVFLGTEDIERAKSFYDPIMKVLGYSEGSVDPKGRCIYVSQTGVLGLTKPIDGQPATYGNGMTIGFLATSPEVVDEWHRIGVENGGTSIENGPGVRGTDERRLYLAYLRDPDGNKICATHFMP; encoded by the coding sequence ATGTTCAGCCATGTTTTTCTCGGTACCGAAGATATTGAACGCGCGAAGTCTTTCTATGACCCAATTATGAAGGTGCTTGGTTACAGCGAAGGTTCTGTCGATCCTAAAGGGCGTTGTATTTACGTGAGCCAAACCGGTGTACTGGGTTTAACTAAACCGATTGATGGCCAGCCTGCCACGTATGGCAATGGGATGACGATAGGTTTTCTAGCAACCTCACCAGAAGTCGTCGATGAGTGGCATCGTATTGGTGTAGAAAACGGGGGGACAAGTATTGAAAATGGTCCAGGAGTGAGGGGAACCGATGAGCGCCGCCTTTACTTGGCTTACTTACGAGACCCTGATGGAAACAAGATCTGCGCCACTCACTTTATGCCATAG
- the soxR gene encoding redox-sensitive transcriptional activator SoxR: MKNIIYLTIGQLSDRSGVAPSALRFYETKGLIASIRTNGNQRRYQSAMLRRIALIQVAQSIGFTLEEITDELSTLPMNHTATKHDWELVAKKWQGQLDSKMAQIKSLQENLTGCIGCGCLSMQKCQLLNPEDILHDRGQGAQRIVD; this comes from the coding sequence ATGAAAAACATTATATACCTAACGATTGGTCAACTGTCGGACCGTAGTGGTGTCGCACCTTCAGCCTTACGCTTCTACGAAACTAAGGGATTAATTGCGTCGATTCGAACCAATGGTAACCAGCGTCGCTATCAGTCTGCGATGCTTAGACGAATAGCGCTGATACAAGTCGCTCAGTCGATAGGTTTCACGCTTGAAGAAATCACCGATGAGCTATCGACGTTACCGATGAACCATACGGCGACTAAACATGATTGGGAGCTTGTGGCTAAGAAGTGGCAAGGGCAGCTCGATAGTAAAATGGCGCAAATTAAGTCGTTACAAGAGAACTTAACCGGTTGCATCGGTTGCGGCTGTTTGAGTATGCAGAAATGCCAATTACTAAACCCTGAAGACATCCTGCATGACCGAGGGCAGGGCGCTCAGCGTATTGTTGATTAG
- a CDS encoding DUF1439 domain-containing protein: protein MTTKLTNRLIIAVTALMLSGCVSYSITEQDMTKYLQDSVMLEQEVGVESVMYAQVAVDDLEVKIGRAESQRVSVLANTNAKVQVFNMPNMGLDLDIEFSATPEYDKESGEVYLKSLRLERFDEKGRQLSPEVEKLLKPAVSMIGFALSQLPVYKLDSNKVQELLLKSSEPNLVIKDNKLIIELFD, encoded by the coding sequence ATGACAACAAAGTTAACGAACCGTTTGATTATAGCTGTAACTGCCCTGATGCTCAGTGGTTGTGTTAGCTACAGTATTACTGAGCAAGACATGACGAAATATCTGCAAGACTCAGTGATGTTAGAGCAAGAAGTTGGTGTTGAAAGCGTCATGTATGCACAAGTGGCCGTTGATGATCTAGAAGTTAAAATCGGGCGAGCAGAGAGTCAGCGTGTTTCTGTTCTGGCGAATACCAATGCAAAAGTTCAGGTGTTTAACATGCCGAATATGGGGTTGGATCTTGATATCGAATTCAGTGCGACTCCCGAATACGACAAAGAGAGTGGCGAAGTGTACTTAAAATCGCTGCGGCTAGAGCGCTTTGATGAAAAAGGGCGGCAGCTTTCTCCTGAAGTCGAGAAACTACTTAAACCTGCGGTGTCTATGATCGGTTTTGCCTTGTCTCAGTTACCCGTTTACAAATTGGATAGCAACAAGGTGCAAGAGCTATTGCTCAAATCATCGGAACCTAATCTGGTGATCAAAGACAATAAGTTGATTATCGAACTATTTGACTAA
- a CDS encoding thiol-disulfide oxidoreductase DCC family protein — protein MTALTIFYDGSCPLCAKEMAALTKSDTKNQIQTIDIYSEAFSNYPQIDAEAANTILHALDENGKLLLGLDVTYQAWKLVGKGWLYAPLRWTIFKPMADWCYLRFAKNRYQISFWLTGKSRCDGNSCIK, from the coding sequence ATGACTGCATTAACGATATTTTACGATGGAAGCTGTCCACTTTGTGCAAAAGAGATGGCAGCACTGACTAAATCTGATACCAAAAATCAAATCCAGACCATCGATATCTACAGTGAAGCGTTTTCAAACTACCCGCAAATAGATGCTGAGGCAGCCAATACGATTTTGCATGCACTGGACGAAAACGGAAAGCTGCTGCTCGGTTTAGACGTAACCTACCAAGCATGGAAGCTGGTTGGCAAAGGGTGGCTGTATGCTCCGTTACGTTGGACGATTTTCAAGCCAATGGCAGATTGGTGCTATCTACGGTTTGCCAAGAATCGATATCAAATTTCATTCTGGCTAACCGGAAAGTCACGTTGCGACGGTAATAGCTGCATTAAATAG
- a CDS encoding ABC1 kinase family protein, translating into MSAKERNLPTHRISRFSKFASLATRVAGNVLTEGTKQIAQGNRPKAKDLLLTPQNIARLTDQLAHLRGAAMKLGQMLSMDAGDVLEPELADILSRLRSDADPLPTKQLNQVLESALGKHWKTEFLSFNFKPIASASIGQVHQAYSDAGDKLAVKVQYPGIRKSIDSDVDNVGTLLNIVGLIPKSVDYKGLLEEAKKQLHDEADYAREADYATRYHDALKAHSHFVVPKIHPQVSSESVLAMDFIEGVSIEQIESYDQSTRDFVMHSLLELLFRELFDFKMVQTDPNFANYLYVESTRQIGLLDFGATREYSDRFSEGYRLAFTSVINLDEQGLNQALEQIGFFSETILPDQRQAILNLVKMACEPMLVDEEYDFKASGLAQRLREAGTILSMEQEYWHTPPADALFLHRKIGGMYLLAARLGAKVNISRLVAPYLTAESKSTTKNVRENE; encoded by the coding sequence ATGTCGGCAAAAGAAAGAAATCTACCTACCCATCGCATTTCAAGATTCAGTAAGTTTGCCTCGCTGGCGACAAGGGTTGCGGGCAACGTGCTAACGGAAGGCACCAAGCAAATTGCACAAGGCAACAGGCCCAAAGCAAAAGACTTACTGCTAACGCCACAAAACATTGCTCGCCTAACCGATCAACTCGCACACCTGCGCGGTGCAGCAATGAAGCTGGGACAAATGTTATCAATGGATGCAGGTGATGTCTTAGAGCCGGAGTTAGCCGACATTCTTTCTCGTCTGCGCTCCGATGCCGATCCGCTGCCAACCAAACAGCTCAATCAAGTGTTAGAGAGCGCGCTCGGGAAGCATTGGAAAACCGAATTCCTTTCCTTCAACTTTAAACCTATTGCCAGTGCGTCGATCGGACAAGTTCACCAAGCCTATAGCGATGCCGGGGACAAACTGGCCGTCAAAGTCCAATACCCAGGCATTCGAAAAAGCATCGACAGTGATGTCGACAACGTAGGCACACTGCTCAATATTGTTGGCTTGATACCAAAGTCGGTCGACTATAAAGGCTTGTTAGAAGAGGCAAAGAAACAGCTCCACGATGAAGCGGACTATGCTCGCGAGGCTGACTACGCGACTCGTTACCATGATGCATTAAAAGCGCATTCTCACTTCGTGGTACCTAAGATTCATCCGCAAGTCTCTTCAGAATCGGTGCTCGCCATGGATTTCATCGAAGGCGTCTCGATAGAACAAATAGAAAGTTACGACCAAAGTACCCGTGACTTTGTGATGCATAGCTTGCTTGAGCTTCTGTTCAGAGAGTTGTTCGATTTCAAAATGGTGCAAACCGACCCCAATTTTGCCAACTACCTCTACGTTGAAAGCACCCGACAGATTGGACTGCTAGACTTTGGAGCAACCCGTGAATACAGCGACCGCTTCAGCGAGGGTTATCGCTTAGCCTTTACCTCTGTGATCAATCTCGATGAACAAGGGCTCAACCAAGCGTTAGAGCAAATTGGATTCTTTAGCGAGACGATTCTCCCCGATCAACGCCAAGCGATTCTAAACCTAGTAAAGATGGCCTGTGAGCCGATGTTGGTTGACGAAGAGTACGATTTCAAAGCCAGTGGTTTGGCACAGCGACTTCGTGAAGCTGGCACCATATTGAGCATGGAGCAAGAGTATTGGCATACACCTCCCGCCGATGCGCTGTTCCTACACCGTAAAATCGGTGGCATGTACCTGTTAGCCGCTCGCCTTGGTGCGAAAGTGAACATCAGTCGTTTGGTCGCTCCATACCTCACCGCAGAGAGCAAAAGCACAACTAAAAACGTGAGGGAAAACGAATAG
- a CDS encoding glutathione peroxidase: MKYSLLCLTVLITSLTSSIVFAASCPEILNGKQRLLNSTEEIALCDEFQGKTLLVVNTASQCGFTPQFEQLEQLHQTYKDQGFTVIGFPSNDFRQDRGSEEKSAKICYLDYGVTFPMMARASLSGSSANPVFAEIQQQAGVTPKWNFYKFLISKEGKVVATFPSSTSPVSATLKNAIEQQL, translated from the coding sequence ATGAAATATTCACTACTTTGCTTAACCGTATTGATTACCAGCCTAACAAGCTCTATCGTTTTTGCAGCGAGTTGCCCCGAGATACTTAATGGCAAACAACGCTTGTTAAACTCAACCGAAGAAATCGCCTTGTGTGATGAGTTTCAAGGCAAGACTCTCTTAGTAGTTAACACTGCGAGCCAGTGTGGCTTCACTCCTCAATTTGAGCAGCTCGAGCAGCTTCATCAAACCTACAAAGACCAAGGCTTCACGGTTATCGGCTTCCCAAGTAATGACTTTCGCCAAGATAGAGGAAGCGAGGAGAAGTCGGCCAAAATCTGTTACCTCGACTACGGTGTAACCTTTCCTATGATGGCTCGAGCATCACTATCTGGCAGTAGCGCTAACCCAGTGTTTGCAGAAATACAGCAGCAAGCAGGTGTGACGCCCAAATGGAATTTCTACAAATTCCTAATAAGCAAAGAAGGCAAAGTGGTGGCAACCTTCCCTAGCTCAACATCCCCCGTGAGCGCGACACTCAAAAATGCAATTGAGCAGCAGCTATGA
- a CDS encoding GNAT family N-acetyltransferase → MNITCAEKQELADIYQLEHALFGDHAYPLVFFRQAFDCWGKGLLVAKQELQVAGYVLMTPTNKPQEYWILSLAVESHYRGMGIGRSLMEQAIAELDQDSKVMLTVDPNNASACALYASMGFSTITQEENYFGDDEPRLVMQLIT, encoded by the coding sequence ATGAATATTACTTGTGCGGAAAAACAAGAATTGGCTGATATTTACCAGCTTGAACATGCTTTGTTTGGCGATCATGCTTATCCATTGGTTTTCTTTCGTCAGGCATTTGATTGCTGGGGAAAGGGCTTGTTGGTAGCGAAACAGGAGTTACAGGTTGCGGGTTATGTATTAATGACACCAACGAACAAACCACAAGAGTACTGGATTCTGTCATTGGCCGTTGAGAGTCACTATCGAGGAATGGGAATAGGTCGTTCATTGATGGAGCAGGCGATAGCTGAATTGGATCAAGACTCCAAGGTAATGCTCACCGTGGATCCAAATAATGCATCGGCTTGTGCACTCTATGCATCGATGGGGTTCTCTACTATCACACAAGAAGAAAACTACTTTGGTGATGATGAGCCAAGGTTGGTGATGCAGCTCATCACCTAG